A single Elephas maximus indicus isolate mEleMax1 chromosome 2, mEleMax1 primary haplotype, whole genome shotgun sequence DNA region contains:
- the LOC126068139 gene encoding olfactory receptor 2T6-like — translation MDEDNRTLFSGFTLIGLFPHHKASSFLFSFICAIFFMAIVTNGVMIFLIHIDPHLHTPMYFLLSHLSFIDMMYISTIVPKMLVDYVLGKGTISFIACTAQYFLYMGFVGVEFFLLGLMAYDRYVAICAPLHYPVLMSRRVCWIILASSWFGGALDSFLLTPLTMSLPFCASHKINHFFCEAPTMLRLACGNKAAYEMVMYTCCVMMLLIPFSVVIASYAQILITVHQMKSAEGKKKAFTTCSSHIMVVTLFYGAALYTYVLPQSYHTPIKDKIFSAFYTILTPLLNPVIYSLRNRDVTGALRRVLARCNGACGETKE, via the coding sequence ATGGATGAAGATAACAGGACCTTGTTTAGTGGCTTTACCCTCATTGGGCTCTTCCCACACCATAAAGCCTCAAGCTTCCTTTTTAGTTTCATTTGTGCCATCTTCTTCATGGCCATTGTAACTAATGGGGTCATGATCTTCCTAATCCACATAGATCCTCacctccacactcccatgtacttcctACTTAGCCACCTCTCCTTCATTGATATGATGTATATCTCCACGATTGTGCCCAAGATGCTGGTTGATTATGTTTTGGGAAAGGGGACCATCTCCTTCATTGCTTGCACAGCCCAGTACTTCCTCTACATGGGCTTTGTGGGGGTAGAATTCTTCCTGCTGGGgctcatggcctatgaccgctatgtagcCATCTGCGCCCCACTCCACTATCCTGTCCTTATGAGCCGACGGGTCTGTTGGATAATCTTGGCGAGCTCTTGGTTTGGGGGTGCTTTGGACAGTTTCCTCCTCACCCCCCTCACCATGAGCCTCCCATTCTGCGCCTCCCACAAGATCAATCACTTTTTCTGTGAGGCTCCCACCATGCTGAGACTGGCGTGTGGCAACAAAGCTGCCTATGAAATGGTGATGTATACCTGTTgtgtcatgatgctgcttatcccCTTCTCCGTGGTGATTGCTTCCTATGCCCAGATTCTCATCACTGTGCATCAAATGAAGTCAGCAGAAGGGAAGAAGAAGGCCTTCACCACCTGTTCTTCGCACATAATGGTGGTGACGCTGTTCTATGGGGCCGCTTTATACACTTACGTGCTTCCTCAGTCCTATCACACCCCAATCAAAGATAAGATCTTCTCTGCCTTTTACACCATCCTCACCCCCTTGTTAAACCCCGtaatctacagcctgaggaacagggatGTGACAGGGGCCTTGAGAAGGGTTTTGGCAAGATGTAATGGGGCCTGTGGTGAAACAAAGGAATAG